The following are encoded in a window of Camelus ferus isolate YT-003-E chromosome 20, BCGSAC_Cfer_1.0, whole genome shotgun sequence genomic DNA:
- the FGD2 gene encoding FYVE, RhoGEF and PH domain-containing protein 2 isoform X6, with protein sequence MQEPEEKRIVQELLETEQAYVARLHLLDQVFFQELLKEARSSKAFPEDVVRLIFSNISSIYQFHAQFFLPELQQRLDDWTTTPRIGDVIQKLAPFLKMYSEYVKNFERAIELLATWTDKSLPFQDVLTRIQNSEASGSLTLQHHMLEPVQRIPRYELLLKEYVQKLPAQAPDLADAQKALDMIFSAAQHSNTAITEMERLQELWEVYQRLGLEDDIVDPSNTLLREGPVLKISFRRSGPMERYLFLFNNMLLYCVPRVIQVGAHFQVRTRIDVAGMKVRELTDAEFPHSFLVSGKQRTLELQARSQEEMIAWMQAFQAAIDQIEKRNETFKAAVQSPEGDPQEQELQSEELGLRAPQWVRDKMVTMCMRCREPFNALKRRRHHCRACGYVVCARCSDYRAELKYDSNRPNRVCLDCYTFLTGNVLPEDKEDKRRGILEKGSVAGSEQSLMCSFLQLVGDKWGKSGPRGWCVIPRDDPLVLYVYAAPQDMRAHTSIPLLGYQVTTGSQADPRVFQLQQSGQLYTFKAETEELRGRWVKAMERAASGWSPRGPNDGDLSD encoded by the exons ATGCAG GAGCCTGAGGAGAAGAGGATCGTCCAGGAGCTACTGGAGACAGAGCAGGCCTATGTGGCACGCCTCCACCTGCTAGACCAG GTGTTCTTCCAGGAGCTGCTGAAGGAGGCCCGCAGCAGCAAGGCCTTCCCTGAGGATGTGGTCAGACTCATTTTCTCCAACATCTCCTCCATCTACCAGTTCCATGCACAGTTCTTCCTCCCAGAGCTGCAGCAGCGGCTGGATGACTG GACAACCACCCCCCGCATTGGCGATGTGATCCAGAAGCTGGCCCCCTTCCTGAAAATGTACAGTGAGTATGTCAAGAACTTCGAGCGAGCCATTGAGCTGCTGGCCACCTGGACTGACAAGTCTCTACCCTTCCAGGACGTTCTCACCCGCATTCAG AACAGCGAGGCCTCAGGCAGCCTGACCTTGCAGCACCATATGCTGGAACCTGTGCAGAGAATCCCACGCTATGAGCTTCTGCTGAAGGAATACGTCCAGAAGctgccagcccaggccccagaccTGGCCGATGCGCAGA AAGCACTCGACATGATCTTCTCAGCTGCTCAGCATTCCAACACAGCCATCACTGAGATG GAGCGGCTGCAGGAACTATGGGAAGTGTACCAGCGCCTGGGCCTGGAGGACGACATAGTAGACCCCTCCAACACCCTGCTCCGAGAGGGCCCCGTCCTCAAGATCTCCTTCCGTCGCAGCGGCCCCATGGAGCGCTACCTTTTCTTG TTCAACAACATGCTGCTGTACTGTGTGCCCAGGGTCATTCAGGTGGGCGCCCACTTCCAGGTCAGGACCCGCATTGACGTGGCCGGGATGAAG GTGCGGGAGCTGACTGATGCCGAGTTCCCCCACTCCTTCCTGGTGTCCGGGAAGCAGCGCACCCTGGAGCTGCAGGCCCG GTCCCAGGAGGAAATGATCGCCTGGATGCAG GCCTTCCAAGCAGCCATTGACCAAATCGAGAAGCGGAATGAAACCTTCAAGGCTGCAGTCCAGAGCCCTGAGGGAGACCCTCAGGAGCAGGAG CTGCAGTCCGAGGAGCTAGGCCTCCGGGCGCCACAGTGGGTCCGGGACAAGATGGTGACCATGTGCATGCGCTGCCGAGAGCCCTTCAACGCCCTGAAGCGCCGTCGCCACCACTGCCGGGCCTGCGGCTAT GTGGTGTGTGCCAGGTGCTCCGACTACCGGGCTGAGCTCAAATACGACAGCAACAGGCCCAACCGAGTCTGCTTGGACTGCTATACCTTCCTCACTGGAAACGTGCTCCCTGAGGACAAGGAAGACAAGAGACGGGGCATCCTGGAG AAAGGATCTGTGGCAGGGTCTGAGCAGAGCCTAATGTGCAGCTTCCTGCAGCTCGTCGGGGACAAGTGGGGCAAGAGTGGGCCCCGGGGCTGGTGTGTGATCCCCCGGGACGACCCCCTCGTACTCTATGTCTATGCCGCCCCTCAG gacatGCGGGCTCACACCTCCATCCCCCTGCTGGGCTACCAGGTGACCACAGGATCCCAGGCAGACCCCAGGGTCTTCCAGCTGCAACAGTCAGGCCAGCTCTACACCTTCAAGGCTGAAACCGAGGAGCTAAGGGGCCGCTGGGTGAAAGCCATGGAGCGGGCAGCCAGTGGCTGGAGCCCCAGGGGGCCCAACGACGGGGACCTATCTGACTGA